Genomic segment of Porites lutea chromosome 13, jaPorLute2.1, whole genome shotgun sequence:
cttcttcgAACTCGCGTGGCAAATCCAAAAAACCTCAACGTACATACCTCAAATGTTATAGAAGGTAGTATTACTTTACTCTACGTCCTTATTAATCAACAGAAACTCttttgaacaaataaaaaacgcGCTACTGCTTTTGTTGCTAAACTTTTCCATCGTAGAACATAATGTATTGATCAAGGACATTTTATATGACAGAAGTGGAATGATTGTTGAACACGTTGAGCTGAAGATTTAAACTGGACTGTTCAAAAAAATCGATTATAACTGACCGACTAAATAgctaaataatgaaaaaaaaaaattttaataaagtgaaagaaaaaaataagaaaaaaaaagacgctTAAAGCCACTGAATATAGTCTGCTTAAATACATCGAGTAGCTGTCTCTTTCTCTCGACTTATGATTCATGATCAGGGGACATTTGTGAAATTATTTATAGGGAGTGCAGACTTAAGAGTTTGAAGCACTGTTAATGATAACTTAGGAGAACTTTCGTGaatctgcccccccccccctcacttaacttttaccattttttcatttatgcTTGAGAGAAGTAAATTTAATAAGGATTTAAAAAATGTGCtttgtgtttttgaaatagACTTTGACAGTCTGAGTTACGCCTTtttccaaaatgaaaacaacgaCAGTCAACTTCGTTTGTTACGTGCTAATGACAACAGAAGGATCTCTTTGAAAAAGAATTGGAGAAACTGTGCTGTGGACGCAGCTTCATCTTGGTTTATTGGATGTGATGGCGTCATCAAAGGAATCAGTAACAAAGCGTTCAACATATGGCAAGGAAAGGATAGAAAATACTATCTTAAGGTGACAAAATCCTCGAGTTATCTGACATTGTATTAGTTGGCATTGTACTATGCAGGCCTTCTTAATATGTTATTTGCTTCCACGAAAAAGATTTTTAGCACCTTTGTTAACACAAACATTTACAAACCCAGAAACACAAAAGTGAGGGAGTTGTGTGATCTTCGCGCACTTTTAGAAAGAGAATAAGAGCATACCCTCCACCTAAGATTGTTGCTACTTTTGGCCAAGAAAAACGAAGTAACACTGCACTGCTTTACGGATAATTTAGAACATCAGTATAGATTTTAAAAAGCAGTGTATTTGGAGGGGAGTGGTTTTAGCTTTTCCTTACTGAAGGTTTAAGCTGTGGCTTATAAAGAAGGCACGCAGATACTCTTCTAAAAATGTAAATATCGTTTGGTTTGTAGGTGACGAGCAATCCATCTTATACTGATTTACTGAAAGGGAAAATCATCAAAATAACCATCCACTGCACAAAGCCAAACCGCTTCAGGAAGATGCTGCTCAAATTCGAAGGAGCATTAAATTGTAAGCTATGACattcataatattatttttcttctgaTGTAGTCTTTATGTTCCTTACCTCCcagaatttcaaagaaaaataagccaATAGTTAAAAACTAAGACAGCTTATCATTATTAAGTTGCCATCACGCAGAATTTGAAAGTGATTATAGCTAGCTCatcatttttttgctattttttaagtACAAATTCCTTTAAAAAACCTTGGTGTAATACAAAGCATATATAAAAAACACTGGGTTTGTGTAGCCAGcttctaaaaaaacattttattttgcttgaaTGCATTATTACGTTGTTATTCttgtaggctcgatttccgtaCCCAATTTGCCACCGTCAGTCccaacaacaacgacaatagAAGAAGCAACagcgtcatcatcatcatcatcatcatcatcatcatcatcatcatcatcgtcgtcgtcgtcgtcatcgccGCCATCACCATCCTCAGCCTCATTCTCATCCTCCTCCTCCGCACCATCGCCGTCTTCGTCTTTGTCATcaccatcaacaacaacaactactaaaacaacagcttcaaAGAGTAATACTCTGTCCTTGGTTAGTGCGTCAGAGACTACTTACACGAGTACTTTGGACATTCCACAGATTATCTCTCACAAAACTATGACTGTATTCACAACACCATCACTAATCTTTGATAGTACACAAAGCTTCTCTAAAAGCCCAGCGACAACTTCCTACAGTCTACagagtactactactactgcagCCGTGCAATTATTTCACAGTCCATCATCAGTCACTATCTCCACCTCAATCATCTCCATAATCACAACTACGACCTCTATTGGCACACCCGCTTCAAGCAGCGTTGTCCCATCATCGGTCACCATCTCTACATCAGCCATCTCCAAAATCAAACCTACGACCTCTATTGCCACACCTGCGTCAAGTAGCGTTGTTTCTTCCCAGTCGACTTCATCAAAAGTTCAACTGACAAGCTCCGAAATTTCTCCAGCAGATTTTTTTCCATCAACAAAATCAGTTGATCCAGGAAAAAGCCCTCATGTAAGCATTGCATTGATTGTAAAAGTACTAATGCTCCAAGAGTATACGACAATGATACCGATATTATGATAAGGTACCTTGCTGTATAGCATGAAcatttctaataataataacaaatgaTAGGTCACCAGATGTTAGTCACTTATGGAAGGTAAACGTCCATTTATGGTGAAGATTAACTGTTCTGATGAGCATAAAATGACAATTATTTCAACATATATATTCATGTGTCCAGATGTTTAGTATGCCCATAATGCTGAAAATGTCTCACCAAATGTCGATCATTTACCAAAGACGCAGGTTATGGGTCGGAAAACGTTTACGCGAATATCTGGAGTAAAAATCGTATATGTAAAATTAAATGGCAATTAATAATAACCAAGGAAGATTATGACTATGTTTCCACAGGCAATTCTCGCCTTGCGCACACCCTACTATAACGGACAACCCGATTATTGGGACATCAACTATGTAGATCCCGGGGGAAAATAATTTACAGATGATTGACTGAAATATATTCCCGCTATTATGGACTTTAGATAATGATGAAACTGActcgaggtccctacagtgtcctcTGTTGATTGGAATTAGTTTGTTTCACAAGGTGATGCACTGACTGTTTATGTATATTTTTCTTGTGTCCCTTGTAAAGGTTCTCACCAAGTCCTTCCCCGGCCAAGAGAAGCAACACAGTGCAGATGACCCATCCTCCTTAGGAATCATCTCCGGAATCGTTGCCTCCAGTCTACTTATAATCTTTATAATTGTTGGCTTGCTGTTGTACCGACACGGCGGCTTAAGGTATCTGTTATTTTGCATATATGTTTGTGCAACTGATACTTTGTATTGGTTGTCGTTATCAGTGtcatttttaaatttagagGAGAAACTAATTGGAAACCCATTGGGAATCAGGAGAAGTATTAGGTTGGCACAAAAGGTTCGCTGgttattccttttaaaactCATCAACATAGCTGGTTCCTGGAGTCGTATTAACAATAGCATTCATTTAATTCAGTACCCGTTCTTGTACCAAAACAAGGAAATGCTCACGtctcagagaaaaaaaatagaaaagaaaagcttATTACTTGATTGGTTGATTCAGAAATTATGCAACCATAAACAATgtatcgttattttttttcagtgagaTGCCATGTTCAAGAAGGAAGAGAGAGGTAAGCAGCGTGTATAATTCTTTTAGTGAAATAATTACAAGCCGTTGTAATTCatgtttttcattattatatTTCTGCTCATAGAATTCATCGAGTTCGTCTAAAACAAGCCAAATTAGGATAGCTCATAAACCAGACGGTGATGACCTGTACAATGAGCTCACACTTGAAGGACCGCGTAAGTGTCAAAGTTGCAATATATTTGGAGAAATGTTTCTTTCTGAACATCTGGGGTAAGGTATTAGGCATTCGGGGTTATTCCTGTATCAGGATTTTTCACCTCATCGTACACCTTGTACAGGTCGAATATATAATAGGAGTGCTGGCCTCTTGCAGAAATATAATACGTCTCTAGTAGTCTTTAGTAGTTCTCTAAGCATTACAGAGTTTGTTTTATGTATAAGTAGTGCGATCGAGACAGAGGGTTTGCTATTTCAGTTTCGGTCATTTCGTGGTTATCTTCGAGTGCTGGCTCCGTCTGAAATCGAGCCGGGCCTACCATTTGGAAGTCTATAGTAAACAAGCAATCGAGTTAAACAGCTTGGAAATTTGTTCAATAGactaaaaaaatgattttgttgtCACTCTTGTATGATGCTGAGTATGCTTTGTATGTTTTCTTATAGCAGCACTGTATGCCTCCACCTACGATATCCCCAACCCTCTATACAGAGACGAGACACT
This window contains:
- the LOC140922526 gene encoding uncharacterized protein, which translates into the protein MDILRIECTLLILIYMAAFATSAISKIFRTMPNASDGWERSTDRFLIPYTVICGEPEDHSMNCENFNAKSESNDQWHCSCPSDTSTLLFAAGEWKCVMNSKVRKLLDFDSLSYAFFQNENNDSQLRLLRANDNRRISLKKNWRNCAVDAASSWFIGCDGVIKGISNKAFNIWQGKDRKYYLKVTSNPSYTDLLKGKIIKITIHCTKPNRFRKMLLKFEGALNCSISVPNLPPSVPTTTTIEEATAPSSVTISTSIISIITTTTSIGTPASSSVVPSSVTISTSAISKIKPTTSIATPASSSVVSSQSTSSKVQLTSSEISPADFFPSTKSVDPGKSPHYIFLVSLVKVLTKSFPGQEKQHSADDPSSLGIISGIVASSLLIIFIIVGLLLYRHGGLSEMPCSRRKRENSSSSSKTSQIRIAHKPDGDDLYNELTLEGPPALYASTYDIPNPLYRDETLSRDENQTQPGIDDHFYAPLNFQQGCNIYGLGSNQDTNDSIYQNYGAVSIEQPIYSLLEELTTVQPMKNPTQESTEPVYNVPDEPDQELSENPSLFDSIFPEQPVYNTLESPFGSGEDPECINEPIYNVLEEVSLPNDCKHQFSPNNINT